In Populus alba chromosome 1, ASM523922v2, whole genome shotgun sequence, a single window of DNA contains:
- the LOC118042565 gene encoding large ribosomal subunit protein eL28z yields the protein MATVPGQLIWEIVKKNNSFLVKQFGRGTASLQFSKENNNLYNLNSYKHSGLANKKTVTIQPADKDQAVVLATTKTKKQNKPAALLHKSVMKKEFSRMAKAVENQVADNNYRPDLKKAALARLSVVHRSLKVSKSGVKKRNRQALRK from the exons ATGGCGACAGTACCAGGACAACTGATATGGGAGATAGTTAAGAAGAATAACTCATTTTTGGTGAAGCAGTTTGGAAGAGGAACTGCTAGCCTTCAGTTTagcaaagaaaacaacaatctcTACAACCTTAACTCTTACAAGCATTCTG GGTTGGCAAACAAGAAAACTGTCACTATTCAGCCTGCGGACAAGGATCAAGCTGTGGTTCTTGCTACAACCAAGACCAAGAAGCAGAACAAACCTGCTGCTTTGCTTCACAAGTCTGTCATGAAGAAGGAGTTCAGCCGCATGGCCAAGGCTGTGGAAAACCAG GTTGCAGATAACAATTACAGGCCTGATCTGAAGAAAGCAGCCCTTGCAAGGTTGAGCGTGGTGCACAGGAGTCTGAAGGTATCCAAGTCTGGTGTCAAGAAGAGGAATAGACAAGCTTTGAGGAAATGA